The proteins below are encoded in one region of Pygocentrus nattereri isolate fPygNat1 chromosome 13, fPygNat1.pri, whole genome shotgun sequence:
- the hcar1-4 gene encoding hydroxycarboxylic acid receptor 3 has translation MSNNTTCMEAQDFVASTLAPMLILELILGIPGTILALWILGCKAPWKPSTVYLLNLALADVLLLIGLPFHIDSVIRGSWIFQDVFCRITLFMLSVNQSASIAFMTLMAVDRFFRIVYPHHTICNLSIRSIVRISCVVWIAVVTLRLPLLVTQLLRSYENLSVSLCYNIYMWTESGLGMKVHNFLYVAEFILAFMLLLFCSVRIYYHIRDNTRLREHRRVKRTVNLLLTVVIMFTFCFMPSYITGLVALFLKDVSSCSPYLVVGKLFSVSVILAYLNCALDPILYCLSNAGFRDTLKGVANSTGFTKFKLSVKETRSPRHA, from the coding sequence ATGAGCAACAACACCACTTGCATGGAAGCTCAGGACTTTGTAGCCTCTACGTTAGCACCGATGCTGATATTGGAGCTCATCTTGGGAATACCAGGAACCATCTTAGCGTTATGGATCCTTGGTTGCAAGGCTCCCTGGAAGCCCAGTACGGTTTACCTCCTTAACCTGGCGCTGGCTGATGTTCTGCTGCTCATTGGCCTTCCCTTCCACATTGACAGCGTGATCCGTGGAAGTTGGATTTTTCAGGATGTCTTCTGCCGCATCACCTTGTTTATGCTGTCAGTTAACCAGTCAGCAAGTATTGCCTTCATGACACTTATGGCAGTGGACCGATTCTTCAGGATAGTCTACCCACACCACACCATTTGCAACCTAAGCATTCGGAGCATAGTAAGAATCAGCTGTGTGGTCTGGATTGCTGTGGTGACGCTTCGTCTTCCTCTGCTAGTGACGCAGCTCTTGAGATCATATGAGAACTTATCTGTGTCTCTTTGTTATAATATTTACATGTGGACAGAGTCTGGACTAGGAATGAAGGTTCATAATTTTCTCTATGTGGCGGAATTTATCCTGGCCTTCATGTTGTTACTCTTTTGCTCTGTGCGTATCTATTACCACATACGTGATAACACCCGACTCAGAGAGCATCGCAGAGTTAAACGGACAGTAAACCTTCTTCTGACTGTTGTGATCATGTTTACCTTCTGCTTCATGCCCAGTTATATCACAGGCCTAGTGGCTCTCTTCCTCAAAGATGTCTCCTCATGCTCTCCATATCTAGTGGTGGGCAAGCTGTTCAGTGTGTCTGTAATCCTCGCCTACTTAAACTGTGCTCTAGACCCCATCCTCTACTGCTTATCAAACGCTGGTTTCCGTGATACATTGAAAGGAGTGGCCAACTCCACTGGATTCACCAAGTTTAAACTGAGTGTCAAGGAAACCAGATCACCTAGACATGCCTAG